From Xyrauchen texanus isolate HMW12.3.18 chromosome 9, RBS_HiC_50CHRs, whole genome shotgun sequence, the proteins below share one genomic window:
- the c9h7orf25 gene encoding UPF0415 protein C7orf25 homolog: MATYSTLQDRIRVAKELLEQVDKICSRQGREVEGRAKLCSKLRAELKFLQKVEAGKVMIKESHLQSTNLTHLKAIVESAENLENVASVLHVFAYEGPDGQKQTLVVDVVANGGHTWVKAIGRKAEALHNIWQGRGQYGDKSVIRQAEEFLEASQQQPVQYSNPHIIFAFYNGVSSPMADKLKEMGISVRGDIVAVNTMIEGGEEEEEDESEDKHGLEEENHELENEVVEVEEEEEDDDDNEDNDSNETDLMHTRVDRDTIVASLAFPTEVKVDVCNRANLDITTLITYVSSLSHGNCHFKFKEVVLTEQATQERQEKVLPKLEEFMKGKELFACHSAVEDFRVILDTLGGPGEKARAEELLVRIKVVPDQPSERTKRLVTSSKVNRRSLMIFGTGDTLRAVTITANSGFVRAASNQGVRYSVFIHQPRALTEGKEWRATPI, from the coding sequence ATGGCCACTTACTCTACGCTGCAGGACAGAATCAGAGTAGCCAAGGAGCTGCTTGAGCAAGTGGACAAGATTTGTAGTCGGCAAGGCCGTGAGGTTGAGGGACGTGCTAAATTGTGCAGTAAGCTCCGGGCTGAGCTCAAGTTCCTGCAAAAGGTGGAGGCTGGCAAGGTCATGATCAAGGAGTCTCACCTGCAAAGCACCAACCTTACTCACCTGAAGGCCATCGTTGAGTCGGCTGAAAATCTAGAGAATGTGGCAAGTGTCCTGCATGTGTTTGCCTATGAAGGACCTGATGGGCAGAAGCAGACATTGGTGGTTGATGTGGTGGCAAATGGCGGACACACATGGGTGAAGGCTATTGGGCGCAAGGCTGAGGCATTACACAATATCTGGCAAGGCCGTGGCCAGTATGGGGATAAAAGTGTAATCCGGCAAGCAGAAGAATTCCTTGAAGCCAGTCAGCAGCAGCCTGTGCAGTACAGCAATCCTCATATAATATTTGCTTTCTACAATGGTGTGTCCAGCCCTATGGCTGACAAGCTTAAAGAAATGGGTATATCTGTAAGAGGTGACATAGTTGCTGTTAATACAATGATTGAAGgtggagaggaggaagaggaggatgaaaGTGAAGACAAACATGGTTTGGAGGAAGAGAATCATGAGCTAGAGAATGAAGTTGTGGAggtagaggaggaggaggaggatgatgatgacaatgaagACAACGATAGTAATGAGACAGACCTCATGCACACTCGAGTTGATAGGGACACCATTGTGGCCAGCCTTGCCTTCCCCACTGAGGTGAAGGTAGATGTTTGCAACAGGGCCAACCTTGACATCACAACACTGATCACTTATGTGTCCTCCCTCAGCCACGGTAACTGTCATTTCAAATTTAAAGAGGTGGTCTTGACTGAGCAAGCTACACAGGAACGGCAAGAGAAAGTCCTACCCAAGCTGGAGGAGTTCATGAAGGGGAAAGAGCTGTTTGCATGTCATTCTGCCGTTGAGGACTTCCGCGTCATCCTGGATACTTTAGGTGGTCCAGGAGAAAAAGCCAGAGCTGAGGAACTGCTAGTCAGGATTAAGGTGGTTCCAGACCAGCCCTCTGAGCGCACCAAACGCTTGGTTACTAGCTCAAAGGTGAACCGTAGATCACTGATGATCTTTGGGACAGGAGACACATTGCGGGCTGTCACTATAACTGCTAATAGCGGTTTTGTTCGTGCTGCTTCTAACCAGGGTGTGCGTTACAGTGTGTTCATCCACCAACCACGTGCACTCACCGAGGGAAAAGAGTGGAGAGCAACTCCGATATga